A stretch of DNA from Acidobacteriota bacterium:
GCCTACATCCGCGATCGCCCGCCCCACCCCGACATTGTCGTCTTCATCGACGGCGACCACTCCGATCATCCACAACAGCTCGAGTCGCTATTGAAGCCGATCCTGGATGACGAGGCCGACCTGGTGATCGGGTCGCGGACCCTCGGCGAGGCGGAGCCCGGAGCCCTGCTCCCACAGGCGCGCTTCGGCAACTGGCTGGCGACGTTCCTGATCCGTCACCTGTACGGTGTCTCGATGACCGACCTGGGTCCGTTCCGCGCCATCCGCTGGAAGGCCCTCGAAGCTCTGGAGATGCGGGATCGGGATTTCGGCTGGACGGTGGAGATGCAGGTCAAGGCCGCGCGCCGCGGTCTGGGTTACGCCGAGGTCCCCGTCTCGTATCGTCGGCGGGTCGGTCAGTCAAAGATTACCGGGACCCTCTCGGGGACCGTGCGGGCCGGCATCAAGATCCTCTACACGATCTTCCGGCAGCGGGTCTAGACGTCGTCGTCGTCTGCGCCGTGGGCGGTCTTCAGTTCCAGGATCTCCATTCGCTTGAGACCGCTGGGGATCTGGATCTCGACCTCGTCGCCCTCTTCTTTACCCAGCAACGCCTTGCCGATGGGTGAGGCGACCGACAGCAGCCCTTTATCGAGATCCGCCAACTCCGGGAACACCAGCTGGTAGGTACTCTCCTCCTGGGTGTCCAGGTCTTCCACCGTCAACGTCGATCCCAGTCCGACCTTGCCCTCGGGGATGGCGCTCACGGTCAATGAACTGACCGCCGACAGCCGCTCACGAAGTTGACCGATCCGTGCCCGCACGAAGGACTGCCGTTCCAGCGCGGCGTGGTATTCCGCGTTCTCCTTGAGATCCCCCATGGCAACCGCCGTCTTGATCTCGCGGGGCAGCTCGATGCGCAGCTCGTGCTCGAGGGGGCGCAGTTCCGATTCGAGCTTCTCGATGATCTTTCGCATCGTCGTCCCATCCTGTCGGTGGTTCGGGGTGACCGGGCCCACAATCTACCGCTAACGGCGATTACAGACAATGTACCCCCATGCTCCGCTGAACGCCGCTTTGAGCGACCGCTTTCGTTGACACCGGAGCCGCCTCTCTCTACCATGACTGTCATGGAGATGCGCAAAATCAAGTTTGTAGTAATCGGCGCCGGGGTTTTCCTCTCCCTGGCATTCCTGATCATGGTCGGCATGAATCGCCCCGGCGGTATGGCCTACTACATGACCGTCACCGAGTATCTCGCCGAGGGCGCCACGGAGAGCGACTTTCGCGTGAACGGAAAGGTCGTCGAGGGCTCCATCGAACGGTTCACTTCGGGTCAGGATGTGCGTTTTACGATGACCGACGGCGTCAGCGTCATGACGGTCAGCTACCACGGGATCATTCCCGATACGTTCGTCGATCGAGCCGACGTGGTCGTGCAGGGTTCGATGAGCGACCAGAACGAGTTCGACGCCCACAAGCTGTTGGCCAAGTGTCCCTCCAAGTACGAAGTGTCGGACGAGTACACGACACCGGAAGATTACGAACCCGAGGTCCTCGCTCCCGAGGCTGTCGACGTCTCCCAATTACAGCCCTAGGATCCTGAAACCTTGCGCGACCTGACGATCTATCTCGGTCACTATGGTCTGGCGTTCGCGCTGGTCTCGACGATCTGGGCCACCATCGCCTCCGTCCTCAGCGCGTCGACGTCGCGCCCCGCACTCCAACGCAGCGCCGAACGGGCATTGATCGCCGCGGCCTCCCTGTGTACCGTCGCGGCCTTCTGCCTGATCGCCGGCTATCTCGCCAACGACTTCCGCCTGGACGTCGTCTACGGTTACTCCAACACCTCCCAGGCGTTGCCCTACAAGATCGGCGCCCTTTGGGGCAGCCAGGCCGGCAGCCTACTCCTGTGGGTCGTCATCCTCGGTGTGATGGGGTGGGTGATGGTCGCCACCAATCGTCACCGCAACCGTGCGCTGATGCCCTGGGCCACCGCCGTCGTCGCCGTCATCATGGCCTTCTTCCTCTATCTTCTTAATTTCATCGAGCCGCCGTTCGCCATGAGCGACGCCTTTCGACCGGACGGCGTCGGTCTCAACCCGCAGCTGAAGAACTACTGGATGATGATCCACCCACCGACCCTCTACATGGGTTACGTGGCGTTCACCATTCCGTTCGCGTTCGGTGTCGCCGCGTTGATCACGCGACGGACCGGCGATCTCTGGTTCCGCACCACGCGTCGCTGGACACTGATGGCGTGGTTCTTCCTGGGTACCGGCGTGCTGCTTGGCTCCTACTGGGCCTACATCGAACTGGGCTGGGGTGGCTACTGGGCCTGGGATCCCGTAGAGAACGCCTCGTTGATGCCCTGGCTGACCGGCACCGCGTTCCTGCACTCGGTGATGATCCAGGAAAAGAAAGGCATGCTGAAGGTCTGGAACGTCCTTCTGGTGATGCTGACCTTCTGTCTCTCGATCTTCGGGACCTTCCTGACCCGTAGCGGGATCATCAGCTCGGTCCATTCGTTCACCACGTCGGGCATCGGCCCCGCGTTCGGTTGGTTCCTGATCCTGCTGTTCGTCGGGTCGCTCGTGCTGTTGATCGTGCGACTGCCCGACCTCCGCAGCGAGGGACGACTGGAATCGGTGATGTCCCGCGAGTCGACGTTCCTGTTCAACAACCTCGTGCTGGTCGGGATCGCCGTGACCGTCCTGTTGCTGACGACCTTCCCGATGATCTCCGAGGCGGTCACCGGCCGGAAGGTCACGATGGGTCCGCCGATCTTCAACCTGGTCAACATCCCCTGGGCCCTGGCCCTGCTGACGCTGACGGGGATCGGACCGCTGATCGCGTGGCGCAAGACCAGCCGCGGCAATCTCTCGCGAAACTTCCGCTGGCCCGTGATCATCGGCATGCTCGGTCTTGCGTTCTCCGTCATCGTGGAACGGGCGGCGTTCGGTCGCGCGGCTCGCGAGATCGGCGGTGCTATCGCGTCGGCCGACGTCTATCTGGTCTTCGACGAGCTGAAGGGCTTCTACCCGGCCCTGACCTACGCCATCGGCATCTTCGTCGTCGCCACCGTGGTGCAGGAGTACTTGCGTGGCCTGCGTGTGCGTCGGAAGCGTTACGACGAGACGCCGTGGACGGCCCTGCGGGCGATGATCATGGCCAACCAGCGTCGTTACGGTGGCTACATCGTCCACGTCGGCATGGTCCTGGTCTTCATCGGCATCGCCGCGTCGTCGGCCCACCAGCAGGAGATCCGACGAGAGCTCGAGATCGGCGAGGCGTTGGCCATCGAGGATTACCTCATGCGGTACGACAGCCTCCATCTCGAGGTGGTCGACGACCACATCGGTGCCGTCGCCGAGGTGACGTTGTTCGACCGGAACGACGGAACACTGATCGGGTCGCTCCATTCGTCGCAGCGCTTCCATCCCAATATGCAGATCCCCGAGCTACGCGAGGCGTTCCTGACGGTCCGCGCCCTGGGTGAGGCAGGCTCGGATCGATACCAGGAAGGCGTCCATGCGCTTTACTCGCTGATCGCAGAACTCGAACAGCGCGTCAGACGCGAGGTCAAGACACCGTCCACCGAGGTCGGTATCTATCGCACGCTGTCCCCTCTGGCCGGCACCCGGATCGCCGAGGACTTCTACGTGATCCCGTTGTGGGTCGATCCCGGCAGCGGTCGTGCAAGCTTCCGTGTCTTCGTCAATCCGCTGGTCAACTTCCTCTGGCTCGGTGGGCTCGTGTTTATTCTGGGCGCGATCGTGACCGTCCTTCCCGACGCTCGCGAGAAGAAGCGACTGGAAGCCGCCATGGAGCTCGAAGACCGTGCGGTGGCCTAGAGGACTCGCCATCGGCGTGGTCTTGCTGCTGATCGGCCTGACCTCGGCCCAGACACCGGAGATCGACACCCACTTCCAGGAGGCCAGCGAAACCATCCTCTGCGACTGCGGCTGCCATCCGCAGTCGGTGGATGCCTGCTCCTGTGGCCGTGCCGCCGAGATGCGTGGCGAGATGCGCGAGATGGCGGGCGGCGGCATGACCGGCGACGAGATCATCGAGCACTACGTCGAGCTCAACGGCGACCAGATCCGTATCGCTCCGGTCGCAACCGGATTCAACCTGATCCCCTGGCTGCTGCCGCTTGTGTTGTTGCTGGGTTCGGGTTCGATCCTGATCGTGGTCATCCGCAAGATGCAACGCCGAACTGTCGCGACACCCTCCGGCCCTCAGCAGGAGGTCCTCGCGTTACCCGATGAGGACGATCCCTACATGAAGCGACTGCGTGACGCGGTCAAGGATGCCGAATGAGCCCGACCGTCATAATTTTCTTGCTCGTGCTCTTCCTCGTGGTCGCGCTCTACGTCGTGCAACCGCTCCTCCGAGGCGGTCGACCGCGCTCGGCCATCGATGCCGAGCGGCTGTCCCAGGCCCGAACGCTGGAGTCCCGGCAGGCGATGCTCGTCGCGTCGATCCGCGACCTGGAAGACGACCTGGCCGGCGACAAGATCGACAAGGCGGACCACGACACCCTCCACGCGCAGCTGACTCGGGAGACCCTGGAGGTCATGCGTGAGCTGGATCAGCTACAGGCGCAGCATGCGGTGGAAGTGGAGAAGCGGACCCGTACCCTCCCCCACCCCGGCGCGACGTCCAGCGAAACGTGATCATCGAGGCCCAGGGCCTCCGCCGGGACTATGGCTCACGTCGCGCGCTCGACAACGTGGGGTTCACGCTCTCGCCCGGTCACGCGCTGGCGGTCTTCGGACCCAACGGAGCCGGCAAGACGACCCTGCTACGACTGCTGACCCTGGCGCTCCGTCCCCGCTCGGGCGAGTTACGTCTGTTCGGGTTGGACGCCCGCAAGGATGCCGCCAGGATCCGACCGCGGATCGGGCTGCTCTCCCATCAGACGCTGCTCTACGACGAGCTGACGGCGGTCGAGAACCTTCGTTTCTTCGGGACGATCTACGGGACCCGCGATCTCTCGACCCGCATCCCGCAGTTGCTCGAAACGGTCGGCCTGACGTTACGCGCCGAGGATCCCGTCGCCGGCTACTCCCGCGGTATGCTACAGCGGCTGTCGATCGCCCGCGCGTTGATCCATCGTCCCGATCTCTTACTCCTGGACGAGCCGTTCACCGGCCTCGACCCGGCCGCCGCAGCCAGCATGAGCCGACTGCTGCTTGACTATGTCAGAGAGGGCGGCTCGATGGTGATGGTCGGGCACGATCTCGACAAGGGCAAGGAGCTCTGCGACCAGTTCCTGTTCCTCCGTCGCGGTCGTCTGGACCTGCAGGGCCAGGGCGACGACGCGGCCTACGAAGAGCTTCGCAGGCGGCTGCACGCCGGGAGTCCCGCCTGATGCACGAGCTCCGCTGCATCTGGACCATCGCCCGCAAGGATCTGCTGACAGAGTGGCGAACCCTCGACCGGACGGTCGGCTCGTTGGTCTTCGCCCTGATCGTTCTGGTCGTCTTTCAATTTGCGTTCGCGCTGGGCGACGCCTCCCCCACGACGCAGGAGCAACTCCTTCCCGGAGTGCTCTGGACCCTGATAGCGTTCATGACCGTCGTTGCCCTCTCGCGATCGATGTTGATGGAACGACGCCGGGACACCCTCCTGGCGTTGGCCGTCAGCCCCGCCGCCGGGACGGCGGTCTATCTGGGCAAGCTGGTGGCCGGCCTGGTACAGCTGACGGTCTTGCTGGCCGTCACCATGCCGCTGGCGGCGCTGCTCTACGACTACCCCCTCGCGGCCCATCTGGGCCCGCTTGTCGGCGTGATCGCGCTGCACGGCTTCGGGTTCACCGTCCTGGGGACGCTGTTTTCCGGCGTGGTGGCCCGTCTGGACCGTGGTGAGGCGCTCCTGGCCACCCTGTTGTTCCCCGCCATCACCCCGCTGCTGCTCTCGGGCATCCGCTGCACGGGGGCCGTCCTCTCCGGCGACGCCCTCGAAACCTACCAACACTGGCTCCTTATGGGCGCCGGATTCGATATGCTCTACGTGTTCGTCGCCCTGGCGACCTTCGAGTTCATTCTCCAGGACTGAGTCGAGGCCATCGTGAAATCCAATCGCTATGTCGCGCTGTACTCTCTGTGGGCCGTCACCACGGTCACGATGATCTACGCGCTCTGGCAGGTCTTCGTACTTGCGCCGGAAGAGAAGGTCATGGGCGCCGTCCAGAAGGTGTTCTACTTCCACGTCGCGTCGGCGATGATGATCTACCTCGGCGTGTTCGTCATGATCGTGGGATCGATCGCCTACCTGTGGACCCGTCGCCAGGTCTTCGAGAACATGTCACGGGCCGCCACCGAGTCCGCGTTACTGTTCGCCACTATCGTGCTGATCACCGGTCCGATCTGGGCCCGCCCCGCATGGGGAACCTGGTGGACCTGGGAGGCCCGACTCACCACAACGCTGGTGTTGTGGATCCTGTTGGTCGCCGCACTGATGGTGCGGCGTTACGCCGGGGACGACGATCTTGGTGCCCGTCTCGCGGCGGTGGTCGGGATCGTTGCCGGTGTCGATGTCTTCGTCATCCGTAAGGCGGTGGAATGGTGGCGTGGCCAGCATCCGACGGTGTTCGGTCCCAACCAGCGTGAGGGATTGGCCACGGAGATGCAGTATCCGTTCGTCATGTCGATCCTGGCGATGTTGTTGTTGTTCTGTTTACTTGTCTGGATGCGGTCGCGCACGCTATCGATACGCCAACGACTGGCGGCGTGTGTCGAGCAGCTCGACGAGCGAGGTTAACGTGAAGACCTATTCATTCCTGTTCTGGGCGTACGCGACGTTCTGGCTGTTGCTGGCGGGCTATCTGCTGCTGGCGCTGTCCGGCATGAAGAAGGTCGATCGTCGGCTTGGTGAGATCGAATCCAGGCTGGAGAGCTCGGACTCCCACTAGAGATCCGACATCTCGTAGCCACCCAGATCGCAAGCGGCCAACCGCCGACGATGCCGATCGAACTGTTCCGCCAGGCTCGAGCCGACCCGGTCGGGATCCAGTAGCCACATCCGATAGCCGGCACGCACGTCGGCATACTGTCGATCGCTGACCGCCTGCTGGCGCAGCAACCCGTCCCGGGCCGACTGCAACGCGCTGAGCCGTCGAGGATCGACCCTTGAAGGCGGCACGCCACCGCCCGTGGTCAGCAACTCCCACAGCCCCTCGCGGACGGCCAGGTATCCCTCGAACTCGAAGGCGACCCGTTGGTCCTCCGTCGCATCCGCGGCCGGTGGCACGCGGACGATCGCGGGTCCGCCCGGCGTCTCTGCGACCGGCGAAGCCCGAGGCGCCTCCCGCGCGTCAACCAGCGCCTGATAGCGATGCGCCATCATGCCCAGGGCAATGACCGCACCGATGCCGAATACGCTAAGGAAGATCAGCGTCCGCGATTGCGGAGATAGACCACGTAAGGACACGTCGGAAATATAGGCCGGAGACGGCCCGGAGCAAAGCGGCCGCTAACTGCTGAGCGGCAGCAGATTCAGAAGCTCGCGGATCTTCGGCTCTAGCGCCCGTCGCGGGGTCTTGCCGTTGAAGGTGTCCCGGATCCGGCCGTCGCCGTCCACCAGCAGGGCCATCGGCAGGCCCGGCGGACGGTACAACTCGTAGGCCTCGCCGTCGTCGACCAGGTTGGAGTAGATCATCTCGTGCTGCTTTGCGAAGGCTCGCAGCACCGACTCGCTCTCGTCGGAGATGGCCAGGATATGAAGTCCGTCCTCGCCGTACTGGGTGTGGAGATCGTTGAGGAGCGGGATCTCCTCTCTACACGGCGGGCACCAGGTGGCCCAGAAGACGATCAACCGCACGTCGCCCGTCGTGTCGACGAGCTGCACGACGTTGCCATCCAGATCGCGGACACGGAAGTCCGGCGCGATGGCGAACTCACCGCTCTTGGTCATGCCGGGCGCCGAGGCCAGCGAGCCCGCGTCGAAGTCCGACGCGGCCGTGCCGCAGCCTGCGACGAGCAGGAGCAGCGGAAGGAAGGAGACTG
This window harbors:
- a CDS encoding heme lyase CcmF/NrfE family subunit, producing the protein MRDLTIYLGHYGLAFALVSTIWATIASVLSASTSRPALQRSAERALIAAASLCTVAAFCLIAGYLANDFRLDVVYGYSNTSQALPYKIGALWGSQAGSLLLWVVILGVMGWVMVATNRHRNRALMPWATAVVAVIMAFFLYLLNFIEPPFAMSDAFRPDGVGLNPQLKNYWMMIHPPTLYMGYVAFTIPFAFGVAALITRRTGDLWFRTTRRWTLMAWFFLGTGVLLGSYWAYIELGWGGYWAWDPVENASLMPWLTGTAFLHSVMIQEKKGMLKVWNVLLVMLTFCLSIFGTFLTRSGIISSVHSFTTSGIGPAFGWFLILLFVGSLVLLIVRLPDLRSEGRLESVMSRESTFLFNNLVLVGIAVTVLLLTTFPMISEAVTGRKVTMGPPIFNLVNIPWALALLTLTGIGPLIAWRKTSRGNLSRNFRWPVIIGMLGLAFSVIVERAAFGRAAREIGGAIASADVYLVFDELKGFYPALTYAIGIFVVATVVQEYLRGLRVRRKRYDETPWTALRAMIMANQRRYGGYIVHVGMVLVFIGIAASSAHQQEIRRELEIGEALAIEDYLMRYDSLHLEVVDDHIGAVAEVTLFDRNDGTLIGSLHSSQRFHPNMQIPELREAFLTVRALGEAGSDRYQEGVHALYSLIAELEQRVRREVKTPSTEVGIYRTLSPLAGTRIAEDFYVIPLWVDPGSGRASFRVFVNPLVNFLWLGGLVFILGAIVTVLPDAREKKRLEAAMELEDRAVA
- a CDS encoding cytochrome c biogenesis protein codes for the protein MKSNRYVALYSLWAVTTVTMIYALWQVFVLAPEEKVMGAVQKVFYFHVASAMMIYLGVFVMIVGSIAYLWTRRQVFENMSRAATESALLFATIVLITGPIWARPAWGTWWTWEARLTTTLVLWILLVAALMVRRYAGDDDLGARLAAVVGIVAGVDVFVIRKAVEWWRGQHPTVFGPNQREGLATEMQYPFVMSILAMLLLFCLLVWMRSRTLSIRQRLAACVEQLDERG
- a CDS encoding ABC transporter ATP-binding protein, whose product is MIIEAQGLRRDYGSRRALDNVGFTLSPGHALAVFGPNGAGKTTLLRLLTLALRPRSGELRLFGLDARKDAARIRPRIGLLSHQTLLYDELTAVENLRFFGTIYGTRDLSTRIPQLLETVGLTLRAEDPVAGYSRGMLQRLSIARALIHRPDLLLLDEPFTGLDPAAAASMSRLLLDYVREGGSMVMVGHDLDKGKELCDQFLFLRRGRLDLQGQGDDAAYEELRRRLHAGSPA
- a CDS encoding cytochrome c maturation protein CcmE; translation: MEMRKIKFVVIGAGVFLSLAFLIMVGMNRPGGMAYYMTVTEYLAEGATESDFRVNGKVVEGSIERFTSGQDVRFTMTDGVSVMTVSYHGIIPDTFVDRADVVVQGSMSDQNEFDAHKLLAKCPSKYEVSDEYTTPEDYEPEVLAPEAVDVSQLQP
- a CDS encoding heme exporter protein CcmB; the encoded protein is MHELRCIWTIARKDLLTEWRTLDRTVGSLVFALIVLVVFQFAFALGDASPTTQEQLLPGVLWTLIAFMTVVALSRSMLMERRRDTLLALAVSPAAGTAVYLGKLVAGLVQLTVLLAVTMPLAALLYDYPLAAHLGPLVGVIALHGFGFTVLGTLFSGVVARLDRGEALLATLLFPAITPLLLSGIRCTGAVLSGDALETYQHWLLMGAGFDMLYVFVALATFEFILQD
- a CDS encoding cytochrome c-type biogenesis protein CcmH — protein: MRWPRGLAIGVVLLLIGLTSAQTPEIDTHFQEASETILCDCGCHPQSVDACSCGRAAEMRGEMREMAGGGMTGDEIIEHYVELNGDQIRIAPVATGFNLIPWLLPLVLLLGSGSILIVVIRKMQRRTVATPSGPQQEVLALPDEDDPYMKRLRDAVKDAE
- a CDS encoding TlpA family protein disulfide reductase — encoded protein: MARMMSHRSRCFWTAVSFLPLLLLVAGCGTAASDFDAGSLASAPGMTKSGEFAIAPDFRVRDLDGNVVQLVDTTGDVRLIVFWATWCPPCREEIPLLNDLHTQYGEDGLHILAISDESESVLRAFAKQHEMIYSNLVDDGEAYELYRPPGLPMALLVDGDGRIRDTFNGKTPRRALEPKIRELLNLLPLSS
- a CDS encoding transcription elongation factor GreA, with protein sequence MRKIIEKLESELRPLEHELRIELPREIKTAVAMGDLKENAEYHAALERQSFVRARIGQLRERLSAVSSLTVSAIPEGKVGLGSTLTVEDLDTQEESTYQLVFPELADLDKGLLSVASPIGKALLGKEEGDEVEIQIPSGLKRMEILELKTAHGADDDDV
- a CDS encoding glycosyltransferase family 2 protein; translated protein: MTKQSSSRQGALFADPQPIRVDVVIPAFNEEQAIGRVLVDLPNHTLRQRIVVDNGSTDRTANVAREHGGAVIHEEQRGYGSACLAGLAYIRDRPPHPDIVVFIDGDHSDHPQQLESLLKPILDDEADLVIGSRTLGEAEPGALLPQARFGNWLATFLIRHLYGVSMTDLGPFRAIRWKALEALEMRDRDFGWTVEMQVKAARRGLGYAEVPVSYRRRVGQSKITGTLSGTVRAGIKILYTIFRQRV